TTGTTCAGAGAGGGAGCTTTCACATCATCCGGAAGGTCTGCAAGGATTGCATTTACCTTTCTCTGAGCATCATTCAAAGCGTAGTCTACATCGGCACCATCGTTCAGCTGAACCATGATAACGGATAAACTCTCGTATGAAGAAGATTCTACTTTTTTAACGTTTTCCAAAGAACCTACGGCATCTTCAATCTTACGGGTCACGGATGTTTCCACCTCGGCAGGTGAAGCTCCCGGATATACCGTAGAAATGGTAACCATATTGGTTTCAAACTTCGGAATCAATTCGTATCCCATGAGCGTATAACTCAGGATACCTCCCAGCGTCAGAATTGTAAATAATACAATTACCAGCGAGGGTCTTTTAATCGATATTTCTGCTAACTTCATAGATCTACTACTTTATAATGTTCACTTTAGATCCGCTGTCCAGGTTGATCTGTCCGCTGGTTACTACCTGCTCTCCTCCATTCAATCCACTTAGAACCTGAACTTTATCTCCGTAAACTTTTCCGATGGTTACTTTAATCAGCTTAGCAACACCATTCTGAACAACAAACAATTGCCCAGAGCTTACTCCGTTTACAAACGCTTCAGCAGGAACTGTCAGCATATTCTGAGTTTCGGCACCGTTGTTTGTACTGAATTTAGCAGTTGCATACATACCCGCTTTCAGGTTTCCTCTGTTCTGAACTTCAATTTCCACAGGGAAATTCAAAGAAGCATCACTTTTAGGAGCGATAAATGTAATTCTCCCTACGAAAGAATCTTCGGGTAAAACATTTACTTTAATCGGAACTTCCTGACCTAACTGGATTTTCCCGATCTGGCTTTCGTCCACTAAAACAGAAAGTTTTAAGCTGTTGATATTAACGATTTCAAACATAGAAGTTCCTACTGAAACAACGGTTCCGGGCTCTACCAGCTTTTTATTGATTGTTCCGCTGATACCCGCACGGATGCTGGTGTCATTCACTCTTACTCCCTGAGCTTTCACAGCTGCCTGTGCATTTTTCAGCTGTAATCTTGAGTTATCAAGCTGTTGCTTTGTAACACCTCCTGTTTTGTAAGCATTTTCATAACGTTGGTTATCCATAATAGCATTCTGAAGATTATTCTGAGCCTGTGTAACATCCACTTCGATAGCATCTCTCTTGATCGTTGCCAACACCTGACCTGCACTTACTCTTGAACCTTCTTTTACCAAAACGCTTACAATACGTCCGGCAATTTCAGAAGACTGATTCATCTCCTGCTTAGGAATGAAAGTTCCGTTGGCAGAGTAATCTGTATCAATATTTTCTCTTGTAACAGTGATGATATTAACATTGATTTTATCTACCTGCTTGGCAACTTCTTTTACTTCCTGTGTCTGCTTTTCTTTGTTCCCGGCAATCTTGTAAGCAGCTAAACCTACCAGTACTGCTGCTACGATGATATATATTAAAGTTTTTTTCATTTTAGTTTATTATAAGTTTTGTAGTGTGTTTAGTTCACCCTTAGCTTTTATCAGCTTGATCTCGGCCTGTTTGTAATCCAGCAATGCATTAGAATAGTTCTGTTTTGCCTGTGTCAAAGCATTTTCAGAATCCAGCACCTCTGTAAGGGTTGCTAACCCGTATTGATAATTTGACTGGGTATTTTTCTGAACTCTTTCTGCCAATCCTACATTATCTTTCATGCTTTCGATATTAATCAATGCATTTTCCATGTTGGTGACTGCATTTTTATAATCTAAACTTAAGCTCAACTGAGTGTTTTCAATATCAACATCAAGATCCTGAATATCAATTTCTGCCTGATTGATCTTTGCTTTTGTAGCTCCTCCCGTGAAAATAGGAATATTGACATTCAAACCAATTGCTGAATAATCACTCCAAAGCACCCCTTTACTAAGACCATTTGTTAACGGGAATTTTGCTCCGTTTGCTCCCCATCCGTAGTTCGCAGTAAGATTTACTGATGGATAAAGATAAGCTTCGGTTGCTTTTTTATTGAAAACCAAAAGTTCCCTGTTTTTATTTAAAACTTTGATCTCTGTACGGTCATTAAGATTGACATTGCTCGCAATCAGCTCAGGTTTTGGTTGAATCTCTTTTTCTTCAAGCTCGATATCTGTAGAAATCGGGATTCCCATATAAAACTTCAGTGCATTTTTTGAAAGTTCAACAGAGTTGATTAAAGTCTGCTTATTGGAACCTATATTCGTAAGCTGAACATTGGTCCTGTCTAAATCGATGGACTTTGCCAAACCGTTA
This region of Chryseobacterium culicis genomic DNA includes:
- a CDS encoding efflux RND transporter periplasmic adaptor subunit, producing the protein MKKTLIYIIVAAVLVGLAAYKIAGNKEKQTQEVKEVAKQVDKINVNIITVTRENIDTDYSANGTFIPKQEMNQSSEIAGRIVSVLVKEGSRVSAGQVLATIKRDAIEVDVTQAQNNLQNAIMDNQRYENAYKTGGVTKQQLDNSRLQLKNAQAAVKAQGVRVNDTSIRAGISGTINKKLVEPGTVVSVGTSMFEIVNINSLKLSVLVDESQIGKIQLGQEVPIKVNVLPEDSFVGRITFIAPKSDASLNFPVEIEVQNRGNLKAGMYATAKFSTNNGAETQNMLTVPAEAFVNGVSSGQLFVVQNGVAKLIKVTIGKVYGDKVQVLSGLNGGEQVVTSGQINLDSGSKVNIIK
- a CDS encoding TolC family protein, translated to MNRKRITATKLKIGIASAFMIFGSTLMSAQQQVSLQEAIKQALQNKAEAKKAALQVKKAEYKIDEARAGALPQVTATAGLTYNPIIQESLLEFGGEKIRAQFGQPWGSTASVQLQQAIFDQRVFTGLKAAKSTREFYVLNAQLTNEQIIENVATAYYQVFVQEENLKTVTASYANTEKVRNVIKSLVDNGLAKSIDLDRTNVQLTNIGSNKQTLINSVELSKNALKFYMGIPISTDIELEEKEIQPKPELIASNVNLNDRTEIKVLNKNRELLVFNKKATEAYLYPSVNLTANYGWGANGAKFPLTNGLSKGVLWSDYSAIGLNVNIPIFTGGATKAKINQAEIDIQDLDVDIENTQLSLSLDYKNAVTNMENALINIESMKDNVGLAERVQKNTQSNYQYGLATLTEVLDSENALTQAKQNYSNALLDYKQAEIKLIKAKGELNTLQNL